In the genome of Leptospira inadai serovar Lyme str. 10, one region contains:
- a CDS encoding holo-ACP synthase: MTSELDREISEICQPISPGISVGVDLVFIPEFREALKEPGTVFFKETFTHWERAKADAKPAPQRATYYAGRYAAKEALIKALDGPRLHLDPAFRPNYIEIEVRNDNYGRPYFRFYGILSDYMEKIKSSCIRISITHAGDYAFSEVLLAL; the protein is encoded by the coding sequence ATGACTTCGGAATTGGATAGGGAAATTTCCGAAATATGTCAGCCTATCTCTCCCGGTATTTCGGTAGGAGTCGATCTGGTTTTCATTCCGGAATTTAGGGAAGCCCTGAAGGAACCGGGCACCGTTTTCTTTAAAGAAACTTTTACCCATTGGGAAAGAGCAAAAGCGGATGCGAAACCGGCTCCGCAACGTGCGACATACTACGCGGGCAGATACGCCGCAAAAGAAGCCTTGATCAAAGCGTTAGACGGACCTCGTCTTCATTTAGATCCTGCGTTTCGACCCAATTATATCGAGATCGAAGTGCGCAATGATAACTACGGTCGCCCCTATTTTCGGTTCTACGGGATTCTTTCCGATTATATGGAAAAAATAAAATCTTCCTGTATTCGAATCAGCATAACTCACGCAGGAGACTACGCATTTTCGGAAGTTCTCCTTGCACTTTAG
- a CDS encoding type I polyketide synthase, translated as MKANYTSTHAFIEEPLSIFKFLSLNKSKVFSIFGGQGSDALPELRSFYEEGNFHKDFFDAVFITLEEEFAALTKDRANACLPHGFHLSDWLKQPELTPTSSQLSLCSYSVPLIFITQAAGLFRFLKEEGHWELFRSNVSGICGHSQGVYAGLLLSVSKNRESFLKNLSLILRAILHLAIRSQEEFPLLEVDASYKRFIKSGEHPSPMAALQAEVNHLVPILEKFNSERTAEDTVYLGLQNSERSVVLCGSAESLLEFREILSHSSFPDLDSWIFLNISAPFHCQLLRRVPVLLEEDLKRIGFDPKPEDLEIPLYDTRDGKNLKEETGIALSLARMVVADPLDWKACTKEFQSGKEKVLLLSFGPGTGIDKICASNFRGKSFLIENLERDESFRSFQKSSSLSFPKSWEEFAPEIVRLPEGKEFLRNAYSVWAEHPPVFGGGMTPSTVEPDIVIAAAKEGYLVEWAGGGQVTEEIFRSRMERFRNELPAGKKIVINLLYLDAYLWNLQVPLVKKLKSEGAPIEGVTISAGIPDTDEAIRIIKDFESHGIWLNSFKPGTKTQIQQVISIAKKIPESTILMQIEGGAAGGHHSWEDLEELVGSMYAEIRNTQNLILSVGGGIAEPEDARRWLFGTWAKQRIMPVDAVFLGTRLMSAKECATSDKIKQSLVDLSGSIEWQTTKDGKIAGGVLSGRSGLGADIYYAHNTWTKVSALAEELTKGKEPEEARQNVLSRKEELISLIDSTAKPYFGDLEKMTYTDVLSRYIELTCPGERLVSPEGEWPDHPFIDRSFRSRLEEILHRFEERILTFDEKVHYSILTNSEELKKPEDILNKWKVIYPNGSKKLLLPEDRIFFLDVCKRPGKPVNFIPVLDEDLVKWIRSDSLWYSHCIGMDPDACAWIPGPKAVSGIRISNQPVASIFSDFINGIQPESKTRKIDWSDLFDNNDFTPRNLEFNDSDSGLGGSLRIPQEFDVNSRDWIRWLARLGKGFLSGVLSSPRLGREMTDLPLFFEAKAARTYSWEISPSKELILLRVYEGENLKIELRLIDPISAQLEIFFSRPGDNLSIPFKRRFYLSADRESFINEDMEFRNKSILDFYSKSWKIDHSILKNTSDFPELNSETVLDRNSILNFRKATGELRRIDLRAEPVPSLGMGVTFAWKILMAPLFAFKDVNLFKLLHLSQSFKWGRIAGELKPGDRIRSSVRLAKASKSPVGTELLVTGTVYREEQFICSFETGFLIRGSFGSIPYFDSLPIRKTVEIKSIAQGNVVLSLPWITKLQFSKELEMGSILRFSSEEKLRMETDFRTTTYFVEGKIEKRTSTGFEPWGTFKLDERLTSDQTSSLDRFFLSFAEAESEVPLLKSYRILSDIVIAPSDMGDYSAASGDTNPIHTDNDFARIGGWDRRIVHGLWTSSQVLKLLTRDVCGGDPARLLSLDESFEAPVYLQEELRVEAFHISQLNGNMILEIKVENRNGESKLSARATIAPPKTGYVFTGQGSQSQGMGLKLMEEFSEARKIWERAEKTVTDELGFSLLEIVRDNPISLRVGGKTWTHPKGVLHLTQFTQVALVTKSMADWEILKGRGYLVPSAPFAGHSLGEFSSLSARGFLGLENVIRIVYGRGLTMQELVPRDSEGRSPYGMSVVLGNRHVGLTEERILEVVEQIRLSTGLHLEVVNLNIRDKQYSVTGDLKALSEMEAKFKEIVRGKKTTIRLEGIDVPFHSRVLVSGVAEFRHTLESNVPSSSDFSELDGTYIPNLVAKPFSIQKEFLRLVSETSGSPILSEILINSGKAISDSELRRLLLIELLAYQFAMPVQWIKTQDVLFDQLKVRRLIDLGARGDLAGMARQTIREVSDHSTYEILHVEENRNSVFYESEDVSQAIWSPVQQPIQSKMETASPTSDKPRHVVASVVESEADQPSQEMDSAGGDEASVSLDRKDALLSLLSLKAGVRPDEISEEETVDSLFGGNSSKRNQVMADLGAEFRTPSLDGGHEKPIRELNRLLSEQSQYTQPGPYLRTAFEETLKKHFPPDFGRTEVFRHLKEERGLSESGIFAISVFLPLFVRDGESIRKGPLSSIAIPSRIGSAKEAARWLDKAVDIFAQSKGIRIHKASSAKRGHGAAKIDAAALEELERKYFGAEGVFGKNIRDLRSRLLGEDPFAQYLIRDLDLLKNARERNSVQSEIPSIFDEKKIVAFRNSNQWAKKKLLQLLTEIADGRRTHITLKEETYLSNHRSTLLSEVYEYWSQSEEFSKIQTKEVRNSLERSLQEKGKTSPSLPIFKVESTILRPRLEIADDGGWNYSEEEQQVNIKEFLKSKISLKTSPDFGNNFDLNTSFTNSFEEVLSSVVSEGISFTGRKVLVTGAGPNSIALETVQGLLAGGADVVLTTTSYSPQKVSLYKRIFQEYGSPGASLQIVPFSQGSLDDIRFLSEWLTAKNWEPDLLLPFGAIGEENAASQLDSSSLVSLQVMLLGVEKLIGVLGRSRRSLGSDASPLNVILPLSPNHGIFGKDGLYAETKLGLEALFRKKFSESEDWGKNTRIIGCVIGWVRGTGLMEANDLVAEALERETDVFTFSKREMGTLISGLAYYTFNNGKIDILKAYFTGGLESQPNLGATLAKIRSNIILDAKNKRESSQLFSQILPQKNETKRIHPLPKEVFSFPSVPTDLELKSYGDLTHLDPANLICVVGFAEIGPGGNSVSRWELEKSGILSLEGALELAWTMGLVKYQASDKGRSWTDAQTGEAIQEWEAKSRYEKTILENTGIRFIDASSRGFDPNSLISFVDVVLQEDFFLPVSNGSEAEDFHRAEPDSTEVYFDSEKDKWFIKRKKGSLIKVKKALGVNRKVAGQIPKGWDPIRYGLPKDLTKQVDEITLYNLYCTCEAFLRSGMEPLELYAYLHPGLVGSTVGSGMGGMSKMKRMFQDFLLGQERQHDALQESLINVTAAWALTSYVGAYGPVQTPVAACATAGVSLEMAMNIIRDGKARFMLAGAFDDFSEEGLIGFGDMQATADSVEMEASGIAASGICRPNDIRRNGFVEAHGGGVVLLARGDLALQAGLPVYGILAYAGSKTDGIQASIPAPGLGLLSLGAESKGNSRVWNVEERKKAIASWNQEKERMISSFGEGGQELFEEVQTLLSGKFQPGRDGISPIRSALAVFGLTADDIGVAYKHDTSTKANDKNENKLLYSLLSKLGRTQGNLLPIVSQKSLTGHSKGGAAAWQTVGVLQTLEEGIVAGNRNLEEVDPDMNTFPFLTFTDESIRYGKHKLKAGILTTLGFGHVGALCLLVHSDFFLAALSPEQRQNYLSIRNEREIAGRNRYHEIRMGIGKPMYERKTKSYFEEEEVSLLLDSSFRKAKSSVPPK; from the coding sequence ATGAAAGCGAATTATACTAGTACGCATGCCTTTATCGAAGAACCGCTATCGATCTTCAAATTTCTATCTTTAAATAAATCTAAAGTATTTTCGATCTTCGGCGGACAAGGTTCGGATGCATTACCCGAACTTCGATCGTTTTACGAGGAAGGAAATTTCCATAAGGATTTTTTCGATGCCGTTTTTATAACATTAGAGGAGGAGTTCGCCGCCTTAACCAAGGATAGGGCCAATGCCTGCCTTCCCCACGGATTTCATTTATCCGATTGGTTAAAGCAGCCGGAACTCACTCCGACTTCGTCCCAATTATCTCTTTGCTCCTATAGCGTACCCTTAATATTCATCACCCAAGCCGCAGGTTTATTCCGATTTCTAAAAGAGGAAGGACACTGGGAGCTATTCAGATCGAATGTTTCCGGAATTTGCGGTCATTCACAGGGAGTTTATGCAGGGCTTCTGCTTTCCGTTTCCAAAAATAGGGAGTCGTTCCTTAAGAACCTTTCTCTTATACTCAGAGCCATACTACACTTAGCGATACGTTCGCAGGAAGAATTTCCGCTCCTGGAAGTCGACGCTTCCTATAAAAGATTCATTAAATCAGGCGAACATCCGTCGCCGATGGCGGCCCTCCAGGCCGAAGTAAATCATCTTGTTCCTATTTTAGAAAAATTTAATTCTGAAAGGACTGCCGAGGATACGGTCTATCTGGGTCTTCAAAATTCGGAGCGTTCAGTCGTCTTATGCGGGTCTGCGGAATCGTTATTGGAATTTCGGGAGATTCTATCCCACTCTAGTTTTCCCGATTTAGATTCTTGGATATTCCTGAATATTTCGGCGCCCTTTCACTGCCAGCTATTGCGAAGAGTTCCTGTTCTCCTGGAAGAGGATTTAAAACGGATCGGATTCGATCCGAAGCCGGAAGATTTAGAGATCCCTTTATACGATACTCGAGACGGAAAAAATCTAAAAGAAGAGACCGGTATAGCCTTATCTCTGGCCAGAATGGTGGTTGCCGACCCTTTGGATTGGAAGGCTTGTACGAAAGAGTTTCAATCCGGCAAGGAGAAGGTTCTTCTTCTTTCCTTCGGTCCGGGCACGGGAATCGATAAGATTTGTGCTTCGAATTTCCGGGGTAAATCCTTCCTGATAGAGAATTTAGAGAGAGACGAATCGTTTCGTTCCTTTCAAAAATCGAGTTCATTAAGTTTTCCTAAATCTTGGGAAGAATTTGCCCCGGAAATCGTAAGGTTACCCGAAGGAAAAGAATTTCTACGTAACGCATATTCCGTATGGGCGGAACATCCTCCCGTATTCGGCGGAGGTATGACTCCTTCTACGGTAGAACCGGACATCGTAATCGCCGCTGCGAAGGAAGGATACCTGGTGGAATGGGCCGGGGGCGGCCAAGTCACCGAAGAAATTTTTCGGAGCAGAATGGAGAGGTTTCGGAACGAATTACCGGCCGGAAAGAAAATCGTCATCAATCTTCTCTATCTGGACGCGTATCTTTGGAACCTGCAAGTTCCGTTAGTAAAGAAATTAAAATCCGAGGGAGCTCCCATCGAAGGAGTCACAATCTCGGCAGGGATTCCCGATACTGATGAGGCGATTCGAATTATTAAGGATTTTGAATCCCATGGAATTTGGCTGAATTCCTTCAAACCGGGAACTAAAACCCAGATACAACAAGTCATTTCCATCGCAAAAAAAATTCCCGAATCGACGATTTTAATGCAGATAGAAGGCGGCGCCGCCGGTGGTCACCATAGTTGGGAGGATTTGGAAGAACTGGTCGGTTCCATGTATGCGGAAATACGGAACACTCAAAATTTGATTCTCTCCGTCGGAGGCGGAATAGCCGAACCGGAAGACGCGAGACGCTGGTTATTCGGAACTTGGGCAAAACAACGAATCATGCCCGTCGATGCGGTATTTCTTGGAACAAGGTTAATGTCCGCAAAGGAATGCGCGACTTCGGATAAAATCAAACAATCATTAGTGGACCTATCGGGCTCTATCGAATGGCAAACCACGAAAGACGGAAAAATCGCAGGAGGCGTGTTATCGGGAAGATCCGGATTGGGCGCCGATATCTATTACGCGCATAATACCTGGACAAAAGTATCCGCGTTGGCTGAAGAGTTGACGAAGGGCAAAGAACCCGAAGAAGCCAGACAGAACGTTCTTAGCCGCAAAGAAGAACTTATTTCACTCATCGACTCCACCGCAAAACCGTATTTCGGTGATCTGGAAAAAATGACGTATACCGACGTACTGAGTAGGTATATCGAACTTACATGTCCCGGGGAAAGACTCGTTTCTCCCGAAGGTGAGTGGCCGGATCACCCTTTTATAGATCGCAGCTTTAGATCAAGATTGGAGGAAATACTCCATCGTTTCGAAGAGAGAATTCTGACCTTCGACGAAAAAGTCCATTATTCCATATTAACTAATTCTGAAGAGCTGAAAAAGCCGGAAGATATATTAAATAAATGGAAAGTTATATATCCGAACGGAAGCAAAAAGCTTCTCCTACCCGAGGACCGAATTTTCTTTCTAGATGTCTGTAAGCGCCCGGGTAAGCCGGTTAACTTCATCCCTGTTTTGGATGAGGATCTCGTAAAATGGATTCGCTCCGACTCTCTCTGGTATTCCCATTGTATAGGAATGGATCCCGACGCATGCGCGTGGATACCGGGACCCAAAGCAGTTTCAGGAATCCGAATATCGAATCAACCTGTGGCTTCCATATTTTCCGATTTTATAAACGGAATTCAACCTGAAAGTAAAACTAGAAAAATCGATTGGTCCGATTTATTCGACAATAATGATTTTACTCCGAGAAATCTAGAATTTAACGATTCGGATTCCGGTCTCGGCGGAAGTTTAAGAATTCCTCAAGAATTCGATGTTAACTCTCGAGATTGGATACGATGGCTTGCTAGGCTTGGTAAAGGATTTCTCTCCGGAGTGTTAAGCTCGCCTAGACTAGGAAGGGAAATGACGGATCTGCCTCTCTTTTTCGAAGCAAAAGCCGCAAGGACATATTCTTGGGAAATCAGTCCCTCCAAAGAATTGATTTTACTTAGGGTTTATGAAGGCGAAAATCTTAAAATAGAATTGCGGTTGATAGATCCGATTTCAGCCCAACTAGAAATATTCTTCTCACGCCCGGGCGATAACTTATCAATTCCGTTTAAGAGACGTTTCTATCTTTCCGCCGACCGGGAATCCTTTATTAACGAGGACATGGAATTTCGAAATAAATCGATATTGGATTTCTATTCCAAGTCGTGGAAAATCGATCACTCTATTCTTAAGAATACCTCCGACTTTCCCGAATTAAATTCCGAAACCGTCCTCGATCGCAATAGCATTCTGAATTTCAGAAAAGCGACAGGCGAATTGCGAAGAATCGATCTTCGCGCGGAGCCGGTACCTTCCTTAGGAATGGGCGTAACATTCGCTTGGAAGATTCTAATGGCTCCTTTATTTGCATTTAAGGACGTTAACCTTTTTAAACTTCTGCATCTTTCCCAATCCTTCAAATGGGGCAGAATCGCCGGCGAATTAAAACCGGGGGACCGAATCCGCTCCTCAGTTCGTTTAGCAAAAGCAAGTAAATCTCCCGTCGGAACGGAACTGCTCGTCACCGGAACCGTTTATCGAGAAGAGCAATTTATCTGTTCGTTCGAAACCGGATTCCTGATTCGCGGATCGTTCGGATCCATCCCCTATTTCGACTCTTTACCGATCCGAAAAACCGTCGAAATCAAATCGATCGCGCAGGGAAATGTGGTTCTATCCCTACCATGGATTACTAAATTACAATTTTCTAAAGAACTCGAAATGGGCTCCATTTTGCGATTTTCAAGCGAAGAAAAGCTTAGAATGGAAACGGATTTTCGGACGACGACTTACTTTGTCGAAGGAAAGATCGAGAAGCGAACCTCGACGGGTTTTGAACCGTGGGGAACCTTCAAATTGGACGAACGGCTTACTTCCGATCAGACCTCGTCTTTGGATCGATTCTTTTTATCTTTTGCGGAAGCCGAGTCGGAAGTTCCATTGCTGAAATCGTATCGAATCCTCTCGGATATAGTCATAGCGCCTTCGGATATGGGCGACTATTCGGCTGCATCCGGAGACACGAATCCGATTCATACCGATAACGACTTTGCTCGAATCGGTGGGTGGGATCGACGGATCGTTCACGGGCTATGGACATCCTCGCAAGTATTGAAATTATTAACTCGGGACGTATGCGGAGGAGATCCCGCTAGATTACTCTCTCTGGATGAATCCTTCGAAGCTCCCGTGTACCTTCAAGAAGAATTGCGCGTCGAGGCCTTTCATATCTCCCAACTTAACGGAAATATGATTCTTGAAATAAAAGTCGAGAATCGTAATGGAGAAAGTAAACTGTCCGCAAGAGCAACGATCGCTCCGCCAAAGACCGGTTACGTTTTTACGGGCCAAGGTTCCCAATCACAGGGAATGGGCCTCAAGCTTATGGAGGAATTTTCCGAAGCGCGAAAAATCTGGGAGCGGGCGGAGAAAACGGTAACCGACGAATTAGGGTTTTCCCTGCTGGAAATCGTAAGAGATAACCCGATTTCGTTACGAGTCGGAGGTAAAACCTGGACGCATCCAAAGGGTGTTTTGCATCTTACTCAATTTACCCAAGTAGCGTTAGTTACCAAATCCATGGCGGATTGGGAGATCCTTAAAGGTAGAGGATATCTAGTACCGAGCGCGCCGTTTGCCGGACATTCCCTGGGAGAATTCTCCTCCCTTTCGGCGAGAGGATTTCTCGGATTAGAGAACGTTATACGAATCGTTTATGGCCGTGGACTTACCATGCAGGAGCTGGTTCCTCGCGATTCGGAAGGTAGAAGTCCTTACGGAATGAGCGTAGTTCTCGGAAATCGCCATGTCGGATTAACGGAGGAAAGGATCCTCGAGGTGGTCGAGCAGATTCGCCTAAGCACGGGGCTGCATCTTGAAGTAGTAAATTTGAATATTCGAGATAAGCAATATTCTGTCACCGGAGATCTAAAGGCCTTATCCGAAATGGAGGCAAAATTTAAGGAAATCGTAAGGGGCAAAAAGACGACGATTCGATTGGAAGGAATCGACGTCCCGTTTCATTCCAGAGTTTTAGTTTCCGGCGTCGCCGAATTCAGGCACACGTTAGAGTCGAACGTTCCTTCCAGCTCGGACTTCTCCGAATTGGACGGAACGTACATACCGAACTTAGTCGCAAAACCGTTCTCCATTCAGAAAGAGTTTCTCAGACTCGTTTCGGAAACGTCCGGCAGCCCGATACTTTCCGAAATCTTAATAAACTCAGGCAAGGCAATATCCGATTCGGAACTTCGTCGCCTGCTTTTGATCGAATTACTTGCTTATCAATTTGCAATGCCGGTTCAGTGGATCAAAACGCAGGACGTATTATTCGACCAATTAAAAGTGCGACGATTGATAGACTTGGGAGCTCGTGGCGATCTCGCAGGGATGGCGCGTCAGACGATCCGAGAAGTGTCGGATCATTCTACCTACGAAATCCTGCATGTGGAAGAAAATAGAAATTCGGTCTTTTATGAATCCGAGGATGTCTCGCAGGCAATCTGGAGTCCAGTCCAGCAACCTATTCAGTCGAAGATGGAGACTGCATCGCCGACATCGGATAAGCCCCGACATGTAGTGGCGAGCGTCGTCGAGTCCGAGGCGGATCAGCCTTCACAAGAAATGGATTCAGCGGGTGGCGACGAGGCTTCCGTGAGTTTGGATAGAAAAGACGCCTTATTATCGTTGCTCTCCCTAAAGGCCGGGGTTCGACCCGACGAGATTTCGGAAGAAGAAACCGTCGATTCGCTATTTGGCGGTAACTCGTCGAAGAGAAATCAAGTCATGGCCGATTTAGGCGCGGAATTTAGGACGCCTAGTTTGGACGGAGGGCATGAAAAACCGATTCGGGAACTAAATCGTCTGTTAAGCGAACAGTCCCAATACACTCAGCCGGGTCCGTATTTGCGAACCGCATTCGAAGAGACCCTCAAAAAGCATTTTCCTCCCGACTTCGGAAGGACCGAAGTCTTCCGTCATTTGAAGGAAGAAAGAGGACTTTCAGAATCCGGAATATTCGCAATTAGCGTCTTCTTACCTTTATTCGTTAGGGACGGGGAATCGATTCGCAAAGGTCCTTTAAGTTCTATAGCGATACCATCCCGCATCGGTAGCGCAAAAGAAGCCGCTCGATGGTTGGACAAAGCCGTCGACATTTTCGCTCAGAGCAAGGGAATCAGAATCCATAAAGCTTCTTCCGCAAAAAGAGGCCATGGGGCCGCTAAAATCGATGCGGCAGCTCTGGAAGAATTGGAGCGAAAATATTTCGGCGCCGAAGGCGTATTCGGCAAGAATATCCGAGATCTTAGAAGCAGGCTTTTAGGCGAAGATCCGTTCGCGCAGTACTTAATACGCGATTTAGATCTTCTTAAGAATGCAAGAGAACGGAATTCCGTGCAAAGCGAGATACCTTCGATTTTCGACGAAAAAAAGATCGTCGCTTTCCGAAACTCAAATCAATGGGCCAAGAAAAAACTTCTCCAACTGTTAACCGAAATCGCCGACGGAAGACGAACTCATATAACGTTGAAAGAGGAGACCTATCTTTCCAATCATCGATCGACTTTACTTTCCGAAGTGTATGAATATTGGAGTCAGTCGGAGGAATTTTCTAAAATTCAAACGAAGGAAGTAAGAAATTCCCTCGAACGATCCTTGCAGGAAAAAGGCAAAACATCGCCTTCTTTACCGATCTTTAAAGTAGAATCCACGATTCTTCGACCTCGTTTGGAAATCGCCGACGACGGCGGATGGAATTACTCGGAGGAAGAACAACAGGTAAACATTAAAGAATTCTTAAAATCCAAAATCTCGTTAAAAACGAGTCCCGATTTCGGAAACAACTTCGATTTAAATACGTCTTTCACGAATTCTTTCGAAGAGGTTTTAAGTTCTGTCGTTTCGGAAGGAATCAGCTTTACCGGAAGGAAAGTCTTAGTAACGGGGGCCGGTCCTAATTCAATCGCTCTCGAAACCGTCCAGGGATTGTTGGCAGGAGGAGCGGACGTTGTTCTTACGACTACTTCCTACTCGCCGCAAAAGGTCAGCCTGTATAAACGGATCTTTCAAGAGTACGGTTCTCCCGGCGCTTCTCTGCAAATCGTACCGTTTTCGCAAGGTTCCTTGGATGACATTCGCTTCTTATCGGAATGGCTTACGGCAAAAAATTGGGAACCGGATTTGCTTCTACCCTTCGGCGCTATCGGCGAGGAAAATGCGGCTTCGCAATTGGATTCTTCTTCCCTAGTTTCCTTGCAAGTCATGTTATTAGGAGTCGAAAAATTGATCGGCGTATTAGGACGTTCTCGTCGCTCGTTAGGTTCCGACGCTTCTCCTTTAAACGTGATTCTTCCTTTGTCTCCGAATCATGGAATCTTCGGAAAGGACGGATTGTATGCCGAAACGAAACTAGGTCTGGAAGCCCTCTTTAGAAAGAAATTTTCGGAATCGGAAGACTGGGGTAAGAACACTCGAATCATCGGATGCGTGATAGGTTGGGTCAGAGGCACGGGTTTAATGGAAGCCAACGATCTGGTCGCGGAAGCCTTGGAAAGGGAAACGGACGTTTTCACTTTCTCCAAACGGGAAATGGGCACTCTTATTTCGGGATTGGCTTATTATACGTTCAATAATGGTAAAATAGATATTCTTAAAGCCTATTTTACTGGAGGCCTTGAGTCCCAACCGAATCTAGGCGCGACACTGGCGAAAATAAGATCCAATATCATATTAGACGCCAAGAATAAACGAGAGTCTAGCCAGTTATTCTCACAAATACTTCCGCAAAAAAACGAAACAAAACGAATTCACCCGTTACCCAAGGAAGTTTTTTCTTTTCCATCGGTGCCGACGGATCTCGAATTGAAGTCTTATGGAGATCTGACTCATTTAGACCCGGCAAATCTAATCTGTGTAGTCGGATTCGCGGAAATAGGACCCGGAGGAAATTCGGTCAGTCGCTGGGAGTTGGAAAAAAGCGGGATACTATCTCTGGAAGGAGCATTAGAACTCGCGTGGACGATGGGACTGGTAAAATACCAAGCTTCCGATAAAGGAAGATCCTGGACGGATGCCCAAACCGGAGAAGCGATCCAAGAGTGGGAAGCAAAGAGTAGATACGAAAAAACAATATTAGAAAATACCGGTATTCGATTCATCGATGCTTCTTCTCGCGGATTCGACCCGAATTCCCTTATTTCCTTCGTAGACGTCGTTTTGCAGGAGGATTTTTTCCTTCCCGTTTCCAACGGTTCGGAAGCGGAAGATTTTCACCGAGCCGAGCCCGACTCCACCGAAGTATATTTTGATTCCGAAAAAGACAAATGGTTCATCAAAAGGAAAAAAGGGAGCCTAATCAAAGTGAAAAAAGCCTTGGGAGTAAATCGCAAGGTTGCCGGCCAGATTCCAAAAGGATGGGATCCGATCAGATACGGATTACCGAAAGACTTAACGAAACAGGTCGATGAGATCACTTTATACAATCTATACTGTACTTGCGAGGCCTTCTTGCGCTCGGGTATGGAACCTCTGGAACTTTATGCGTATCTTCATCCAGGCTTAGTCGGCTCGACCGTGGGTTCCGGAATGGGCGGCATGAGCAAGATGAAGCGTATGTTTCAAGATTTTCTTTTAGGACAAGAAAGGCAGCACGATGCACTTCAAGAATCCTTAATAAACGTTACGGCCGCATGGGCCTTAACTTCATACGTAGGCGCGTATGGTCCGGTTCAAACTCCGGTTGCGGCATGCGCCACTGCCGGAGTTTCCCTGGAAATGGCAATGAACATCATTCGCGACGGAAAAGCGAGATTCATGTTGGCAGGTGCTTTTGACGACTTCTCCGAAGAAGGTCTGATCGGATTCGGAGACATGCAAGCTACAGCAGATAGCGTCGAGATGGAAGCCTCGGGCATAGCGGCCTCCGGAATATGCAGACCGAATGATATTCGCCGAAACGGATTCGTGGAAGCTCACGGAGGCGGAGTCGTCCTCTTAGCGCGAGGCGATTTAGCATTGCAAGCCGGTCTCCCGGTTTATGGAATACTTGCGTATGCCGGTTCTAAAACGGACGGAATTCAAGCCTCCATCCCTGCTCCCGGACTCGGCTTACTTTCGTTAGGCGCCGAATCTAAAGGCAACTCCCGAGTCTGGAACGTCGAGGAAAGAAAAAAAGCGATAGCAAGCTGGAATCAGGAAAAGGAAAGAATGATCTCTTCCTTTGGCGAAGGCGGTCAGGAACTATTCGAAGAGGTTCAAACTTTACTATCGGGCAAATTCCAACCAGGCAGAGACGGGATCTCCCCCATTCGATCCGCATTGGCGGTCTTCGGCCTCACCGCTGACGATATCGGAGTTGCATACAAACATGATACTTCGACGAAAGCGAACGACAAGAATGAGAACAAACTTTTGTATTCTCTTCTCAGCAAATTAGGTAGGACACAGGGAAATTTACTTCCGATCGTTTCACAAAAATCGTTAACCGGACACTCTAAAGGAGGAGCCGCCGCATGGCAAACCGTCGGAGTACTCCAAACTTTGGAGGAAGGTATCGTGGCAGGAAATCGAAACTTGGAAGAGGTCGATCCGGACATGAACACATTCCCTTTCTTGACCTTTACCGACGAATCGATTCGTTACGGAAAGCATAAACTCAAGGCGGGAATACTAACTACTTTAGGTTTCGGACATGTAGGCGCATTGTGTCTCTTAGTGCATTCCGACTTCTTCCTAGCGGCTTTGAGTCCCGAGCAAAGACAGAATTATCTTTCTATTCGAAATGAACGAGAAATTGCGGGAAGAAATCGATATCATGAAATTCGAATGGGAATCGGAAAGCCGATGTACGAACGGAAAACGAAATCCTATTTCGAAGAAGAGGAAGTATCGCTTTTACTGGATTCTTCTTTCAGAAAAGCCAAATCTTCGGTACCGCCAAAATGA